A stretch of the Thermus thermophilus genome encodes the following:
- a CDS encoding heavy metal-binding domain-containing protein, whose product MILTTTSEVQGRRIERYLGIVFGEAIVGANVLRDLLAQIRDLVGGRSGAYEAELRRARETALAEMAEAARRLGADAVVGVDLDYEVLGSGNSMLMVTASGTAVKLAP is encoded by the coding sequence ATGATCCTCACCACGACCTCGGAGGTGCAGGGAAGGCGGATAGAGCGGTACCTGGGCATCGTCTTCGGGGAGGCCATCGTGGGGGCCAACGTCCTGAGGGACCTCCTGGCCCAGATCCGGGACCTCGTGGGTGGGCGCAGCGGGGCGTACGAGGCGGAGCTCCGCCGGGCGCGGGAGACCGCCCTCGCCGAGATGGCCGAGGCCGCCCGCCGCCTGGGGGCGGACGCGGTGGTGGGCGTGGACCTGGACTACGAGGTCCTGGGTTCGGGGAACTCCATGCTCATGGTGACGGCGAGCGGCACCGCCGTGAAGCTCGCCCCTTAG
- a CDS encoding heavy-metal-associated domain-containing protein → MNRVLIGIRGEPTPEGMERILKALRGLEGVSQAQATGPAQVLVEYDPQTLTVMDLIRTIREEGFLAGML, encoded by the coding sequence ATGAACCGCGTGCTCATCGGCATCCGGGGGGAGCCCACCCCCGAGGGGATGGAGCGGATCCTAAAGGCCCTGAGGGGCCTGGAAGGGGTGAGCCAGGCCCAGGCCACGGGGCCCGCCCAGGTCCTGGTGGAGTACGACCCCCAGACCCTCACCGTCATGGACCTGATCCGCACCATCCGGGAAGAGGGCTTCCTGGCGGGGATGCTCTAA
- a CDS encoding DUF1999 family protein has protein sequence MRFRPFTEEDLERLNLVAGGRPVSLGALRHFARTGHSFLAEEGEEPMGFALAQAVWQGEATTVLVTRIEGRSVEALRGLLRAVVKSAYDAGVYEVALHLDPERKELEEALKAEGFALGPLVLAVRVLGSRGARGETRGVLE, from the coding sequence ATGCGCTTCCGCCCCTTCACCGAGGAGGACCTAGAGCGGCTCAACCTGGTGGCGGGAGGGAGGCCCGTAAGCCTCGGCGCCCTCCGCCACTTCGCCCGCACGGGCCACTCCTTTCTCGCCGAGGAGGGGGAGGAGCCCATGGGCTTCGCCCTGGCCCAGGCGGTGTGGCAAGGGGAGGCCACCACGGTCCTCGTCACCCGGATTGAGGGAAGGAGCGTGGAGGCCCTAAGGGGCCTCCTCCGGGCGGTGGTGAAGAGCGCCTACGACGCCGGGGTCTACGAGGTGGCCCTCCACCTGGACCCCGAACGCAAGGAGCTGGAGGAGGCCCTGAAGGCGGAGGGCTTCGCCCTCGGCCCCCTGGTCCTCGCGGTGCGGGTTCTGGGGAGCCGGGGCGCGCGGGGCGAGACCCGGGGCGTCCTAGAATAG
- a CDS encoding vWA domain-containing protein, which produces MLWLLLPVLLLVYLLYRRRAPRARPWAGVWLWKRGRARRFRPRLDLRLLLLLLGAALMVLALEDPPLAPGPLVLVVDASASMAAREGKGTRLDLAKERVLPLLERSPEAVLVRAGERPEAFGPAPGIALKEKLLALEAKDRKGDLEAAIALGRRLLKAPVVVATDGPPPPGVEGYVGVGSPRENLGIVAVAAGFLALGNGAGRPLLAQVEVGGKTFRIEVPPRGYARLQGLPQAFSARLLGEDALPLDDEAAFGLRRLGVDYPRLPALERLFRLLDAFPGSEVRVRLATPQGAPEGPTLYLAPEGGSPLPVLLTAPHPLLEGVALLGESLPPPPPPKGPWQPLAEGEGGVGLLYAAEGGLYLPPLVAVQDRPFFPLLVYNFLKPYREARTGLLAPEETLLPTPEAGFLPRSPGGAGRFLALLAALVLLLEALRFRR; this is translated from the coding sequence GTGCTCTGGCTCCTCCTTCCCGTCCTCCTTCTGGTCTACCTCCTCTACCGGAGGCGGGCCCCAAGGGCGAGGCCCTGGGCCGGGGTGTGGCTTTGGAAGAGGGGGCGGGCGAGGCGCTTCCGGCCCCGGCTTGACCTGAGGCTTCTCCTCCTCCTCCTGGGGGCGGCCCTCATGGTCCTCGCCCTCGAGGACCCCCCCCTCGCCCCAGGCCCCTTGGTCCTGGTGGTGGACGCCTCGGCCAGCATGGCCGCAAGGGAGGGGAAGGGAACCCGGCTGGACCTCGCCAAGGAGAGGGTCCTCCCCCTTTTGGAAAGGTCTCCGGAAGCGGTCTTGGTGCGGGCCGGGGAGAGGCCCGAAGCCTTCGGCCCCGCCCCCGGGATCGCCCTAAAGGAGAAGCTCCTCGCCCTGGAGGCCAAGGACCGGAAAGGGGACCTGGAGGCGGCCATCGCCCTGGGGCGGCGGCTCCTTAAGGCCCCGGTGGTGGTGGCCACGGACGGCCCCCCGCCCCCCGGGGTGGAGGGGTACGTGGGCGTGGGAAGCCCTAGGGAGAACCTGGGGATCGTGGCGGTGGCGGCGGGGTTTTTGGCCCTGGGCAACGGCGCAGGCCGCCCCCTCCTGGCCCAGGTGGAGGTGGGGGGGAAGACTTTCCGGATAGAAGTCCCCCCCCGGGGCTACGCCCGCCTTCAGGGCCTCCCCCAAGCCTTCTCCGCCCGGCTCCTAGGAGAAGACGCCCTTCCCCTGGACGACGAGGCCGCCTTCGGCCTAAGGCGCCTCGGGGTGGACTACCCGAGGCTTCCCGCCCTGGAAAGGCTTTTCCGCCTCCTGGACGCCTTCCCTGGAAGCGAGGTCCGGGTGCGCCTCGCCACGCCCCAAGGCGCCCCCGAAGGCCCCACCCTCTACCTCGCCCCCGAAGGGGGAAGCCCCCTTCCCGTCCTCCTCACCGCCCCCCACCCCCTCCTGGAGGGGGTGGCCCTCCTTGGGGAGAGCCTCCCCCCGCCCCCGCCCCCCAAAGGCCCTTGGCAGCCCCTGGCCGAGGGGGAAGGAGGGGTGGGGCTCCTCTACGCCGCGGAAGGGGGGCTCTACCTCCCGCCCCTTGTGGCCGTACAGGACCGCCCCTTCTTTCCCCTTCTCGTCTACAACTTCCTCAAGCCCTACCGGGAGGCGCGCACCGGCCTCCTCGCCCCCGAGGAGACCCTCCTCCCCACCCCCGAGGCGGGCTTCCTCCCCCGAAGCCCGGGGGGAGCGGGCCGCTTCCTCGCCCTCCTCGCCGCCCTGGTGCTTCTCCTCGAGGCCCTGCGCTTTCGGAGATAA
- the tsaD gene encoding tRNA (adenosine(37)-N6)-threonylcarbamoyltransferase complex transferase subunit TsaD: MWVLGIDTSCDDTGVGLVEDGQVRVNLVASQVRLHEAFGGVVPELASREHLKALPLLVERALAEAGLRPKDLDLVAATRGPGLIGALLVGYAFAKGMAFALDRPFYAIHHLEGHIAAAWPEGLTPPFLALVASGGHTHLYEVLDLGRYRLLGATRDDAAGEAFDKVARLLGLGFPGGPEVERLAEEAEEAISFPVPLRGQEGYDFSFSGLKTKALQLVEKGLPKPALAKGFQEAAIAHLAEVVLKAAKDTGHRVLLVAGGVAANRALQERFKEAGLEVHFPPRGLSQDNGAMIALAAWRRHQRGFPPSPLSLGATAYWPLEEA, encoded by the coding sequence GTGTGGGTCTTGGGGATTGACACCTCCTGCGACGACACGGGGGTGGGCTTGGTGGAAGACGGCCAGGTGCGGGTGAACCTGGTGGCGAGCCAGGTGCGCCTGCACGAGGCCTTTGGCGGCGTGGTGCCGGAGCTTGCGAGCCGCGAGCACCTAAAGGCCCTCCCCCTCCTCGTGGAAAGGGCCCTGGCCGAGGCGGGCCTTAGGCCAAAGGACCTGGACCTCGTGGCCGCCACCCGGGGGCCCGGCCTCATCGGGGCCCTCCTCGTGGGGTACGCCTTCGCCAAGGGGATGGCCTTCGCCCTGGACCGGCCCTTCTACGCCATCCACCACCTGGAGGGCCACATCGCCGCCGCCTGGCCCGAAGGGCTAACCCCCCCCTTCCTCGCCCTGGTGGCCTCGGGGGGGCACACCCACCTCTACGAGGTCCTGGACCTCGGCCGCTACCGCCTCCTCGGGGCCACCCGGGACGACGCCGCCGGGGAGGCCTTTGACAAGGTGGCGAGGCTCTTGGGCCTCGGCTTTCCCGGGGGGCCCGAGGTGGAGCGCCTGGCGGAGGAGGCCGAGGAGGCCATTTCCTTCCCCGTGCCCTTGAGGGGCCAGGAGGGGTACGACTTCAGCTTCTCCGGGCTCAAGACCAAGGCCCTGCAGCTGGTGGAGAAGGGCCTTCCCAAGCCCGCCCTCGCCAAGGGCTTCCAGGAGGCGGCCATCGCCCACCTCGCCGAGGTGGTCCTAAAGGCGGCGAAGGACACGGGCCACCGGGTCCTCCTGGTGGCCGGGGGGGTGGCGGCGAACCGGGCGCTCCAGGAGCGCTTTAAGGAGGCGGGCCTAGAGGTGCATTTCCCGCCCCGGGGCCTTTCCCAGGACAACGGGGCCATGATCGCCCTCGCCGCCTGGCGCCGCCACCAGAGGGGTTTCCCCCCAAGCCCCCTCTCCTTGGGGGCCACGGCCTACTGGCCCTTGGAGGAGGCCTGA
- the secA gene encoding preprotein translocase subunit SecA — translation MLGLIRKLFDNNEREIARYYKQVVEPVNRLEAEVEKLPDLAAAYRELKEKHEKGASLDELLPMAFALTRESAKRYLGMRHFDVQLIGGAVLHEGKIAEMKTGEGKTLVATLAVALNALTGKGVHVVTVNDYLARRDAEWMGPVYRGLGLSVGVIQHASTPAERRKAYLADVTYVTNSELGFDYLRDNMAISPDQLVLRHDHPLHYAIIDEVDSILIDEARTPLIISGPAEKATDLYYKMAEIAKKLERGLPAEPGVRKEPTGDYTIEEKNRSVHLTLQGIAKAEKLLGIEGLFSPENMELAHMLIQAIRAKELYHRDRDYIVQDGQVIIVDEFTGRLMPGRRYGEGLHQAIEAKEGVRIERENQTLATITYQNFFRLYEKRAGMTGTAKTEEKEFQEIYGMDVVVVPTNRPVIRKDFPDVVYRTEKGKFYAVVEEIAEKYERGQPVLVGTISIEKSERLSQMLKEPRLYLPRLEMRLELFKKASQKQQGPEWEKLRKLLERPAQLKDEDLAPFEALIPPKGNLRTAWEGLKRAVHTLAVLRQGIPHQVLNAKHHAREAEIVAQAGRSKTVTIATNMAGRGTDIKLGGNPEYLAAALLEKEGFDRYEWKVELFIKKMVAGKEEEARALAQELGIREELLERIREIREECKRDEERVRALGGLFIIGTERHESRRIDNQLRGRAGRQGDPGGSRFYVSFDDDLMRLFASDRVIAMLDRMGFDDSEPIEHPMVTRSIERAQKRVEDRNFAIRKQLLQFDDVLSRQREVIYAQRRLILLGKDEEVKEAAIGMVEETVASLAENFLNPEVHPEDWDLEGLKATLLDTVPQLQGFPFAELRGLKAEEAVERLVEAALKAYEAREAELSPPLMRAVERFVILNVVDNAWKEHLHNLDVLRQGIFLRGYGQKDPFQEYKIEATRLFNEMVAFIKSEVAKFLFRLKVEAEPVRPVREAPYVPVPEAKPEPSEVFGVERKRATPPPQPGLSRAERRRLMRQEKKRKR, via the coding sequence ATGTTGGGCCTCATACGGAAGCTTTTTGACAACAACGAGCGCGAGATCGCCCGCTACTACAAGCAGGTGGTGGAGCCGGTGAACCGCCTCGAGGCCGAGGTGGAGAAGCTCCCCGACCTCGCCGCCGCCTACCGGGAGCTCAAGGAGAAGCACGAGAAGGGGGCCTCCCTGGACGAGCTCCTCCCCATGGCCTTCGCCCTCACCCGGGAGTCGGCCAAGCGCTACCTGGGCATGCGCCACTTTGACGTCCAGCTCATCGGCGGGGCCGTCCTCCACGAGGGCAAGATCGCCGAGATGAAGACGGGCGAGGGCAAGACCTTGGTGGCCACCTTGGCCGTGGCCCTAAACGCCCTCACGGGGAAGGGCGTCCACGTGGTCACGGTGAACGACTACCTGGCCCGGCGCGACGCCGAGTGGATGGGGCCCGTCTACCGGGGCCTGGGCCTCTCCGTGGGGGTGATCCAGCACGCCTCCACCCCGGCGGAGCGCCGCAAGGCCTACCTCGCCGACGTCACCTACGTGACCAACTCCGAGCTCGGCTTTGACTACCTGCGGGACAACATGGCCATAAGCCCCGACCAGCTCGTCCTCCGCCACGACCACCCCCTCCACTACGCCATCATTGACGAGGTGGACTCCATCCTCATTGACGAGGCCCGCACCCCCCTCATCATCTCTGGCCCCGCGGAGAAGGCCACCGACCTCTACTACAAGATGGCGGAGATCGCCAAGAAGCTGGAAAGGGGCCTGCCCGCCGAGCCCGGGGTGCGCAAGGAGCCCACGGGGGACTACACCATTGAGGAGAAGAACCGTTCCGTCCACCTCACCCTCCAGGGCATCGCCAAGGCGGAGAAGCTCCTCGGCATTGAGGGCCTCTTCAGCCCGGAGAACATGGAGCTCGCCCACATGCTCATCCAGGCCATCCGGGCGAAGGAGCTCTACCACCGGGACCGGGACTACATCGTCCAGGACGGCCAGGTCATCATCGTGGACGAGTTCACGGGCCGCCTCATGCCGGGCCGCCGCTACGGGGAGGGCCTCCACCAGGCCATTGAGGCCAAGGAGGGGGTCCGGATTGAGCGGGAGAACCAGACCCTGGCCACCATCACCTACCAGAACTTCTTCCGCCTCTACGAGAAGCGGGCGGGGATGACGGGCACCGCCAAGACCGAGGAGAAGGAGTTCCAGGAGATCTACGGGATGGACGTGGTCGTGGTGCCCACCAACCGCCCGGTGATCCGCAAGGACTTCCCCGACGTGGTCTACCGGACGGAAAAGGGGAAGTTCTACGCCGTGGTGGAGGAGATCGCCGAGAAGTACGAGCGGGGCCAGCCCGTCCTCGTGGGCACCATCAGCATTGAGAAGTCCGAACGCCTCTCCCAGATGCTCAAGGAGCCCAGGCTCTATCTCCCCAGGCTGGAGATGCGCCTGGAGCTCTTCAAGAAGGCGAGCCAGAAGCAGCAGGGCCCCGAGTGGGAGAAGCTCAGGAAGCTTCTGGAAAGGCCCGCCCAGCTCAAGGACGAGGACCTCGCCCCCTTTGAGGCCCTCATCCCGCCCAAGGGGAACCTCAGGACGGCCTGGGAGGGCCTGAAGCGGGCGGTGCACACCCTTGCCGTCCTCCGCCAGGGGATCCCCCACCAGGTTCTCAACGCCAAGCACCACGCCAGGGAAGCGGAGATCGTGGCTCAGGCGGGGCGGAGCAAGACGGTCACCATCGCCACCAACATGGCGGGGCGGGGCACGGACATCAAGCTCGGGGGCAACCCCGAGTACCTGGCCGCCGCCCTCCTGGAGAAGGAGGGCTTTGACCGGTACGAGTGGAAGGTGGAGCTCTTCATCAAGAAGATGGTGGCGGGGAAGGAGGAGGAGGCCAGGGCCCTCGCCCAGGAGCTCGGGATCCGGGAGGAGCTTCTGGAAAGGATCCGCGAGATTCGGGAGGAGTGCAAGCGGGACGAGGAGCGGGTCCGGGCCTTGGGCGGGCTTTTCATCATCGGCACCGAGCGGCACGAGTCCCGCCGCATAGACAACCAGCTCCGCGGCCGCGCCGGGCGCCAGGGGGACCCCGGGGGAAGCCGCTTTTATGTCTCCTTTGACGACGACCTCATGCGCCTCTTCGCCTCCGACCGGGTCATCGCCATGCTGGACCGCATGGGCTTTGACGATTCCGAGCCCATAGAGCACCCCATGGTGACCCGCTCCATTGAGCGGGCCCAGAAGCGGGTGGAGGACCGGAACTTCGCCATCAGGAAGCAGCTTCTCCAGTTTGACGACGTCTTAAGCCGCCAGCGGGAGGTGATCTACGCCCAGCGCCGCCTGATCCTCCTCGGCAAGGACGAGGAGGTGAAGGAGGCCGCCATCGGCATGGTGGAGGAGACGGTGGCCTCTCTGGCGGAGAACTTCCTGAACCCCGAGGTCCACCCCGAGGACTGGGACCTCGAGGGCCTCAAGGCCACCCTCCTGGACACCGTGCCCCAGCTTCAGGGCTTCCCCTTTGCGGAGCTTAGGGGCTTGAAGGCCGAGGAGGCGGTGGAGAGGCTCGTGGAGGCCGCCCTCAAGGCCTACGAGGCCCGCGAGGCCGAGCTTTCCCCGCCCCTCATGCGGGCCGTGGAGCGCTTCGTCATCCTCAACGTGGTGGACAACGCCTGGAAGGAGCACCTCCACAACCTGGACGTCCTCCGCCAGGGGATCTTCCTTCGGGGCTACGGCCAGAAGGACCCCTTCCAGGAGTACAAGATTGAGGCCACCCGCCTCTTCAACGAGATGGTGGCCTTCATCAAGAGCGAGGTGGCCAAGTTCCTCTTCCGCCTCAAGGTGGAGGCCGAGCCCGTGCGGCCCGTGCGGGAGGCGCCTTACGTGCCCGTGCCCGAGGCCAAGCCGGAGCCTTCCGAGGTCTTCGGGGTGGAAAGGAAGCGCGCCACCCCTCCGCCCCAGCCGGGCCTCTCCCGGGCGGAGCGCCGGCGGCTCATGCGCCAGGAGAAGAAGCGGAAGAGGTGA
- the acs gene encoding acetate--CoA ligase gives MALEKLLKVQERLWAPEDLRERANLRDYAAEYRKSLEDPEGFWGAWARRFYWEKPFEKVLEWNLPEHRWFLGGTTNAVYNALERNVERGLRNKVALLYLAEDGREEKLTYGELLDRVRRLATGLRRLGVEKGDRVVIYMPLTLEGVMAMLATAYLGAIHSVVYAGLGVSALRERILDAGAKLLIAGDVSYRRGKGVDLRSIAEEAIRDLPLKVVWFQRAYKAELPEGHHDFHELLWESPPEARAEMVDAEHPLFILYTSGSTGKPKGVVHVHGGYMVGTTYHLRTFFDVKDEDVFWATSDIGWIVGHSYIVYAPLLEGVTSVLREGAPDHPDPGAFWQAVERYRVNVMFTAPTAVRMFMRYGPEWPRKYDLSSLRLLAVAGEPLNPEAMKWAYEHLVEGGRRGFVADNWWQTELGGPTIGTPLVLPAKPGFAGVALPGVEAAVVDEEGRPVPPGQGGLLVLKRPFPHMMRTVWGNHERYLQYWREIPGGVYASGDVASRDEEGYFSVLGRADDVLNVAGHRIGTADVESALVSHPAVAEAAVIGVPDPLKGEAIKAFVVLRLGQTPSEELKEALVQHVRRELGPIATPSEVVFLDKLPKTRSGKILRRLLKAKELGKDPGDLSTLEE, from the coding sequence ATGGCGCTGGAAAAGCTCCTTAAGGTTCAGGAACGGCTTTGGGCACCTGAGGACTTGAGGGAGAGGGCGAACCTCCGGGACTACGCGGCGGAGTACCGGAAAAGCCTCGAGGACCCCGAGGGCTTCTGGGGCGCGTGGGCCCGGAGGTTCTACTGGGAAAAGCCCTTTGAGAAGGTCCTGGAGTGGAACCTCCCCGAGCACCGCTGGTTCCTGGGCGGCACCACCAACGCCGTCTACAACGCCCTGGAGCGGAACGTGGAAAGGGGCCTAAGGAACAAGGTGGCCCTCCTCTACCTCGCCGAGGACGGCCGGGAGGAGAAGCTCACCTACGGGGAGCTTTTGGACCGGGTGCGCCGCCTGGCCACGGGGCTTAGGCGCCTCGGGGTGGAAAAGGGGGACCGGGTGGTGATCTACATGCCCCTCACCCTGGAGGGCGTCATGGCCATGCTGGCCACGGCCTACCTCGGGGCCATCCACAGCGTGGTCTACGCCGGGCTTGGGGTCTCGGCCCTGAGGGAGCGCATCCTGGACGCCGGGGCCAAGCTCCTCATCGCCGGGGACGTGAGCTACCGCCGGGGCAAGGGGGTGGACCTCAGGAGCATCGCCGAGGAGGCCATCCGCGACCTCCCCCTCAAGGTGGTCTGGTTCCAGCGGGCCTACAAGGCGGAGCTCCCCGAGGGGCACCACGACTTCCACGAGCTCCTCTGGGAAAGCCCCCCGGAGGCCCGGGCGGAGATGGTGGACGCCGAGCACCCCCTCTTCATCCTCTACACCTCGGGCTCCACGGGGAAGCCCAAGGGCGTGGTCCACGTCCACGGGGGGTACATGGTGGGCACCACTTACCACCTGCGCACCTTCTTTGACGTGAAGGACGAGGACGTCTTCTGGGCCACGAGCGACATCGGCTGGATCGTGGGCCACTCCTACATCGTCTACGCCCCCCTCCTGGAAGGGGTGACCTCCGTCCTTCGGGAAGGGGCCCCCGACCACCCCGACCCCGGGGCCTTCTGGCAGGCGGTGGAGCGGTACCGGGTGAACGTGATGTTCACCGCCCCCACGGCGGTGCGCATGTTCATGAGGTACGGCCCCGAGTGGCCCAGGAAGTACGACCTTAGCTCCTTGCGCCTTTTGGCCGTGGCCGGGGAACCCTTGAACCCCGAGGCCATGAAGTGGGCCTACGAGCACCTGGTGGAGGGGGGCAGGCGGGGGTTCGTGGCGGACAACTGGTGGCAGACGGAGCTCGGCGGCCCCACCATAGGGACGCCCCTCGTCCTCCCCGCCAAGCCCGGCTTCGCCGGGGTGGCCCTCCCCGGGGTGGAGGCGGCGGTGGTGGACGAGGAGGGGAGGCCCGTGCCCCCGGGGCAGGGCGGGCTTCTCGTCCTCAAGCGGCCCTTCCCCCACATGATGCGCACCGTCTGGGGGAACCACGAGCGCTACCTCCAGTACTGGCGGGAGATCCCAGGCGGGGTCTACGCCAGCGGGGACGTGGCGAGCCGGGACGAGGAGGGGTACTTCAGCGTCCTGGGCCGGGCGGACGACGTCTTGAACGTGGCCGGGCACCGCATCGGCACCGCCGATGTGGAAAGCGCCCTGGTCTCCCATCCCGCCGTGGCCGAGGCCGCGGTCATCGGCGTCCCCGACCCCCTGAAGGGGGAGGCCATCAAGGCCTTCGTGGTCCTTAGGCTTGGGCAAACCCCCTCGGAGGAGCTGAAGGAGGCCCTCGTCCAGCACGTGCGCCGGGAGCTTGGCCCCATCGCCACGCCGAGCGAGGTGGTCTTCCTGGACAAGCTCCCCAAGACCCGCTCGGGGAAGATCCTGAGGCGGCTCCTCAAGGCCAAGGAGCTGGGCAAGGACCCCGGGGACCTCTCCACCCTCGAGGAGTAG
- a CDS encoding AMP-binding protein, translated as MARKRGLSTVQQALRLLAYLADHPEGVGAKEVARLLGKSLSSAYALLHSLMEEGFVVKEEGGFRLARQKPVPLEPTPLEEALEELYLRTRERCYLALLTPQGVRLKTRGRQGQLHPLGEALPPEWHALALGKVLLAFGDFPLPPLTPKTPYTLTDPLALEEELKRVRASGLAVEMEEYALGVSGVAVPLLSPEGRLLGALGVKVPSRRFPFAFGRLARALAEVARVSAQVLPEEEAPTPPPALPEPGRVERIDPPEALRRAANLPDPRAAHRASLEDPEAFWEGFARDFAWERPWKAVFRREDRTWFAGGLTNVALNALDRHLPEKAQQLALLTLDGEGRLGKWTYKEVRELSSRLAGLFRTLGVGRGDRVALYLPTGLEAALTALACARIGAVHAALPLGLGPEALRRRLEDLRPRLLVAADAYFYRGQPVRVREVVEAAIQGLDLKVLWHVRGSPEFLERLYEARPAEPEPVPAAHPLFLLPTSGSTGKPKGVVHGHGGYMVGVAWALRHVFDLKPGEVFHTTADLFWIVGHSFGLYAPLLLGGTSLLVEDRPDHPSPGAFYERLAHLGVDVLLTSPAVLRTLRRHGEARPTGLRLAASVGEVLSPEIWRWTREHLAWPVDNWWQTELGAPALATPPALPAKPGYVGLPLPGVEARVVDEEGRPLPPGTKGHLVLGATGPAHMVDLRGGHSPWRGGLYWTGDLAEMDEEGYFRILGRTEEVIKVGEARIGPAEVEAVLLTHPQVAEAAAVGVPGEAGEEIAVFVVPQAREFPEELKPLLAEKLKAHVLRHLGPVPPPRVFFRERLPRTRSGKILRRLLKAELLGLDPGDTSGLEEDYGAGKAP; from the coding sequence ATGGCGCGCAAGCGGGGGCTTTCCACCGTGCAGCAGGCCCTGCGCCTCTTGGCCTACCTGGCGGACCACCCGGAAGGGGTGGGGGCGAAGGAGGTGGCCCGCCTCCTGGGAAAGAGCCTCTCCTCCGCCTACGCCCTCCTCCACAGCCTGATGGAGGAGGGCTTCGTGGTGAAGGAGGAAGGGGGCTTCCGGCTCGCGCGGCAAAAGCCCGTCCCCTTGGAGCCCACGCCCTTGGAGGAGGCCTTGGAGGAACTCTACCTGCGCACCCGGGAGCGGTGCTACCTCGCCCTCCTCACCCCCCAGGGGGTGCGGCTCAAGACCCGGGGGCGGCAGGGCCAGCTCCACCCCCTGGGGGAGGCCCTGCCCCCGGAGTGGCACGCCCTGGCCCTGGGGAAGGTGCTCCTCGCCTTCGGGGACTTCCCCCTGCCCCCCCTCACCCCCAAGACCCCCTACACCCTCACCGACCCCCTGGCCCTGGAGGAGGAGCTGAAGCGCGTCCGGGCCTCGGGGCTTGCGGTGGAGATGGAGGAGTACGCCCTCGGGGTCTCCGGGGTGGCCGTCCCCCTCCTGAGCCCGGAGGGGCGCCTCCTCGGGGCCCTGGGGGTCAAGGTGCCCTCGCGCCGCTTCCCCTTCGCCTTCGGCCGCCTGGCCCGGGCCCTGGCCGAGGTGGCCCGGGTCTCCGCCCAGGTCCTGCCCGAGGAGGAGGCCCCCACCCCCCCGCCCGCCCTCCCCGAGCCGGGAAGGGTGGAGCGGATAGACCCCCCCGAGGCCCTCCGCCGCGCCGCCAACCTGCCCGACCCCCGGGCCGCCCACCGGGCGAGCCTCGAGGACCCCGAGGCCTTCTGGGAAGGCTTCGCCCGGGATTTCGCCTGGGAGAGGCCCTGGAAGGCGGTCTTCCGCCGGGAGGACCGGACCTGGTTCGCGGGCGGCCTCACCAACGTGGCCCTAAACGCCCTGGACCGGCACCTCCCGGAAAAGGCCCAGCAACTCGCCCTCCTCACCCTGGACGGGGAAGGGCGGCTTGGGAAGTGGACCTACAAGGAGGTCCGGGAGCTCTCAAGCAGGCTCGCCGGGCTTTTCCGGACCCTGGGGGTGGGGCGGGGGGACAGGGTGGCCCTCTACCTGCCCACGGGCCTCGAGGCCGCCCTCACCGCCTTGGCCTGCGCCCGGATCGGGGCGGTGCACGCGGCCCTGCCCCTGGGCCTGGGCCCGGAGGCCCTGAGGCGGCGCCTCGAGGACCTGAGGCCCCGGCTCCTCGTGGCGGCGGACGCCTACTTCTACCGGGGCCAGCCCGTGCGGGTGCGGGAGGTGGTGGAGGCCGCAATCCAAGGCCTGGACCTTAAGGTCCTCTGGCACGTCCGGGGAAGCCCCGAGTTTCTGGAGCGGCTTTACGAGGCCCGGCCCGCCGAGCCCGAGCCCGTGCCCGCAGCCCATCCCCTCTTCCTCCTTCCCACCTCGGGCTCCACGGGAAAGCCCAAGGGCGTGGTCCACGGCCACGGGGGGTACATGGTGGGGGTCGCCTGGGCCCTCCGGCACGTCTTTGACCTGAAACCGGGGGAGGTCTTCCACACCACCGCCGACCTCTTCTGGATCGTGGGCCACTCCTTCGGCCTCTACGCCCCCTTGCTTCTTGGCGGCACCTCCCTCCTCGTGGAGGACCGGCCCGACCATCCGAGCCCCGGGGCCTTTTACGAGCGCCTGGCCCACCTCGGGGTGGACGTCCTCCTCACCTCCCCTGCGGTGCTCCGGACCCTGAGGCGCCATGGGGAGGCCCGGCCCACGGGGCTCCGCCTGGCGGCGAGCGTGGGCGAGGTGCTGAGCCCCGAGATCTGGCGCTGGACCCGGGAGCACCTGGCCTGGCCCGTGGACAACTGGTGGCAGACGGAACTCGGGGCCCCCGCCTTGGCCACGCCCCCCGCCCTCCCGGCCAAGCCCGGCTACGTGGGCCTCCCCCTCCCCGGGGTGGAGGCCCGGGTGGTGGACGAGGAGGGACGGCCCCTCCCCCCCGGGACCAAGGGGCACCTGGTCCTCGGCGCCACGGGGCCCGCCCACATGGTGGACCTCCGGGGGGGGCACTCCCCCTGGCGGGGAGGCCTCTACTGGACGGGGGACCTCGCGGAGATGGATGAAGAAGGGTACTTCCGCATCCTGGGCCGCACCGAGGAGGTCATCAAGGTGGGCGAGGCCCGGATCGGCCCCGCGGAGGTGGAGGCCGTCCTCCTCACCCACCCCCAGGTGGCGGAGGCGGCCGCGGTGGGGGTGCCGGGGGAGGCGGGGGAGGAGATCGCCGTCTTCGTGGTGCCGCAGGCCCGGGAGTTCCCCGAGGAGCTCAAGCCCCTCCTGGCGGAAAAGCTCAAGGCCCACGTCCTGCGGCACCTGGGCCCTGTTCCGCCCCCCAGGGTCTTCTTCCGGGAACGCCTTCCCCGGACCCGCTCGGGAAAGATCCTGAGGCGGCTCCTTAAGGCGGAACTTCTCGGCCTAGACCCGGGGGACACCTCGGGACTGGAGGAGGACTATGGCGCTGGAAAAGCTCCTTAA